One genomic window of Evansella cellulosilytica DSM 2522 includes the following:
- a CDS encoding permease, translating to MTDRIERYITEITGFLILALVFYFVVVNGRWTLRTVDIPESILAFNMIFLSILIEAIPFVLIGVFIAGLIQVFVTEEHIKKLIPKNKIMAVGMSCMLGALFPACECGIVPIVRKLVYKGVPIFAGVGFLLTGPLINPIVIASTYMAFGQDIKIALWRMGLGLLIAIVIAAIISLLFKENQLKKSASLLELDKSTYRFPILLRIRAMFIHSVDEFFSVGKYLIIGALLAAFVQTYVSTNSIVGAGDGIIFSTAMMMGLAYLLSLCSEADAFIGASFRHALPDTSILGFLIFGPMLDLKNTIMMLAVFKLRFVVTLMIIITLSVLSVMMLVHPWI from the coding sequence ATGACAGATCGAATAGAACGTTATATTACTGAAATAACTGGTTTCCTTATATTAGCTTTAGTATTTTATTTTGTTGTAGTAAACGGGCGCTGGACACTTAGAACAGTAGATATACCAGAATCGATTCTAGCATTTAATATGATTTTTCTTAGTATATTAATTGAGGCTATTCCATTTGTACTCATCGGTGTTTTTATTGCTGGTCTAATACAAGTGTTTGTAACAGAAGAACATATAAAAAAGTTGATTCCAAAAAATAAAATAATGGCTGTAGGAATGAGTTGTATGCTTGGCGCATTGTTTCCAGCTTGTGAGTGTGGCATCGTTCCCATCGTAAGGAAATTAGTCTATAAGGGCGTTCCAATATTTGCTGGGGTAGGATTTCTATTAACGGGCCCTCTCATTAATCCAATCGTTATAGCTTCAACATATATGGCGTTTGGACAGGACATAAAAATAGCTCTATGGAGAATGGGGTTAGGACTACTGATTGCCATCGTAATTGCAGCAATTATTAGCTTACTATTTAAAGAAAATCAATTAAAAAAATCAGCTAGTCTACTTGAGTTAGATAAGTCAACATACCGTTTTCCCATTTTATTGAGAATAAGGGCGATGTTTATCCATTCAGTTGATGAGTTTTTTAGCGTTGGCAAATACTTAATCATTGGAGCACTACTCGCTGCTTTTGTACAAACATATGTATCGACAAATTCCATAGTAGGGGCAGGGGACGGGATTATTTTCTCTACAGCGATGATGATGGGACTTGCTTATCTATTATCCCTTTGTTCGGAAGCAGATGCGTTTATTGGCGCTTCCTTTCGTCATGCATTACCTGATACATCTATATTAGGGTTTCTTATTTTCGGGCCAATGCTTGACCTAAAAAATACGATCATGATGCTGGCGGTTTTTAAGCTTCGTTTTGTAGTAACTTTAATGATTATTATCACGTTGAGTGTGTTGAGTGTAATGATGCTTGTTCACCCATGGATATAA
- a CDS encoding TIGR03943 family putative permease subunit: MYFHHQEAIKALVLLLFSGFIFMLHHTGEIIKFINPQYTALSQIASIIFLFLFFIQVPRMFITKEQAKDHDYCTILGCNHEIVGRQLSIKKIAILFIIILPLLTGFFLPYKDLGAEEAVKRGICYTPTSTHNDNSVTISSSNKTLQQMLNSQELILDERNFATYVDTIRSYPKQFHGKSISLEGFILVDEKVSHDHPLIGRFLVTHCVADAHVTGLLLESDQGTLRDVRDWVTVRGEISSVEKNGQILPIILVEDWTKIMQPEAPYIYP; encoded by the coding sequence GTGTATTTTCATCATCAAGAAGCAATAAAAGCATTGGTTTTATTACTGTTTTCTGGATTTATTTTTATGCTCCATCATACTGGAGAGATCATTAAATTTATTAATCCACAATATACGGCACTTAGCCAGATAGCGTCGATAATATTTTTATTTTTATTTTTTATACAAGTCCCTAGAATGTTTATCACGAAAGAACAGGCAAAAGATCATGATTACTGTACTATTTTAGGTTGCAATCATGAAATTGTAGGAAGACAGCTTTCAATAAAAAAAATTGCTATATTATTCATTATCATATTGCCCTTATTAACAGGTTTTTTTCTACCTTATAAAGATCTTGGAGCAGAAGAGGCCGTAAAAAGGGGGATATGTTATACGCCAACATCAACACATAATGATAATTCTGTGACTATAAGTTCGTCTAACAAGACTCTACAGCAAATGCTAAATAGTCAGGAGCTTATTTTAGACGAGCGTAATTTCGCAACGTATGTGGACACGATACGCTCTTACCCAAAGCAATTTCATGGGAAGTCTATTTCTTTAGAAGGATTTATTTTAGTAGATGAGAAAGTGTCACATGATCACCCACTAATAGGAAGGTTTTTAGTTACACATTGTGTCGCTGATGCACATGTTACAGGATTGTTGTTAGAAAGTGATCAAGGCACGCTTCGCGATGTAAGAGATTGGGTAACAGTGAGGGGAGAAATAAGTAGTGTAGAAAAAAATGGTCAAATATTGCCTATCATTCTAGTAGAGGATTGGACAAAAATCATGCAACCAGAAGCACCATACATTTACCCTTAG
- the sufU gene encoding Fe-S cluster assembly sulfur transfer protein SufU, producing MLNDLYRKIVMEHAKYRRNYNRLEGENVRKVHYKNPTCGDVITLYIQIKSEKIEDVSFEGEGCSISMASSSMMTELIKNNHVSNVSLMRQEFEQLIRKGKTANEEIDLGDAMSLQGVHKLRARHNCALMAWQALDKLLSDVSGYRGIER from the coding sequence ATGCTTAATGATTTATATCGGAAGATAGTCATGGAGCATGCTAAATATAGAAGAAATTATAACCGGTTAGAGGGAGAAAATGTAAGAAAAGTTCATTATAAAAATCCTACATGTGGAGATGTCATTACATTATACATCCAAATAAAATCAGAAAAAATTGAAGATGTTAGCTTTGAAGGGGAAGGATGCAGTATTAGTATGGCTTCCTCATCAATGATGACGGAGCTCATAAAGAATAATCATGTAAGCAATGTTTCACTTATGAGACAGGAGTTTGAACAGCTAATACGGAAAGGAAAAACGGCCAATGAGGAAATTGATCTTGGTGATGCTATGTCACTACAGGGGGTTCACAAATTAAGAGCACGCCATAATTGTGCTTTAATGGCCTGGCAGGCGTTGGACAAATTATTGTCTGATGTAAGTGGATATCGAGGTATAGAGAGGTAG
- a CDS encoding (2Fe-2S) ferredoxin domain-containing protein, with protein MATWDLRDTEHHLLICNGGSCMKAGAEELVQAVRNEIGKMDVHKRVHTSRTLCNGRCHDKCVLISYPDGYWYKGMTSADASNLIESLLTGKVMTEKLSLLYSDNGFQPTTGTIIGIEKQKGTVEKVSKTDFKG; from the coding sequence ATGGCAACTTGGGACTTAAGAGATACCGAGCATCACTTATTAATCTGCAATGGAGGAAGCTGTATGAAGGCTGGAGCAGAGGAATTAGTTCAAGCCGTCAGAAATGAAATTGGTAAAATGGATGTGCATAAGAGGGTACATACGTCTAGAACATTGTGTAATGGAAGATGTCATGATAAATGTGTGCTCATTTCTTATCCAGATGGATATTGGTACAAGGGAATGACAAGTGCGGATGCTTCAAATTTGATCGAGTCCTTACTTACCGGAAAAGTAATGACAGAGAAATTAAGCTTATTATATAGCGATAATGGATTTCAACCTACAACAGGGACTATCATAGGTATCGAGAAACAGAAGGGAACTGTCGAAAAGGTCTCAAAGACTGACTTCAAAGGTTAA
- a CDS encoding GNAT family N-acetyltransferase — protein MEHQENEIAITTERLILRMFQLSDAHTVTELCNNIHIYENTLYLPYPYSLDDALSWIKTHHGNFKDDKLFEFAIMNKKTKELVGAIALSNNQNFHQGELAYWIGEKYWGNGYATEACDALLKFAFLEKGYHKVWARYFLSNNASGRVIEKLGLEKEGILKDHVKKDDRYEDLVYCGMIHSQYRK, from the coding sequence ATGGAACATCAAGAAAATGAGATTGCGATAACGACAGAAAGACTTATTTTAAGGATGTTTCAATTGTCCGATGCACATACTGTTACAGAGCTTTGCAATAATATTCATATTTATGAAAACACGTTATACCTTCCGTATCCATATTCGTTGGATGACGCGCTTTCTTGGATTAAGACACATCATGGCAATTTTAAAGACGACAAGTTATTTGAATTTGCCATTATGAATAAGAAAACGAAGGAATTAGTAGGAGCTATCGCATTATCTAACAATCAAAATTTTCATCAAGGTGAATTGGCCTATTGGATCGGTGAAAAATATTGGGGAAATGGATATGCTACAGAGGCTTGTGATGCATTATTAAAATTCGCTTTTTTAGAGAAAGGCTATCATAAAGTTTGGGCTCGTTACTTTCTTTCAAATAATGCTTCTGGAAGAGTGATTGAAAAGCTAGGACTGGAAAAAGAAGGCATCTTAAAAGATCATGTCAAAAAAGACGATAGATATGAAGATCTCGTTTATTGTGGCATGATTCATTCACAGTATAGAAAATGA
- the spoVAC gene encoding stage V sporulation protein AC, with product MSKKNKKTPEQQKYQQFEKQREVKRPVGKNIVKAFFVGGFICLIGQFIQVFYYTFFAFTEETAGDPTVATLIFISVLLTGFGVYDKLGQFAGAGTAVPVTGFANSVASAAIEHRTEGYVLGVGGNMFKLAGSVIVFGTVAAFVIALIRTILTQWGGL from the coding sequence ATGTCCAAGAAAAACAAAAAAACTCCTGAACAACAAAAATATCAGCAGTTTGAAAAGCAACGTGAAGTGAAACGACCAGTAGGAAAAAATATCGTGAAGGCCTTCTTTGTCGGCGGATTTATTTGCCTTATTGGTCAATTTATCCAAGTTTTTTACTACACATTTTTTGCATTTACAGAGGAAACAGCAGGAGACCCTACAGTTGCAACATTAATATTTATATCCGTACTCCTTACCGGCTTTGGGGTATATGATAAGCTTGGTCAATTTGCTGGTGCAGGTACTGCAGTACCTGTAACTGGATTTGCGAACTCAGTAGCTTCAGCAGCAATAGAGCACCGAACAGAGGGGTATGTACTCGGTGTCGGTGGAAACATGTTTAAGCTAGCTGGTTCCGTCATTGTTTTCGGTACAGTAGCGGCTTTCGTTATTGCGCTCATTCGTACTATTTTAACGCAATGGGGAGGACTATAA
- the spoVAD gene encoding stage V sporulation protein AD, whose product MLQGKRTWLFENKPAIISTGTTGGPFEAKGNIPDDFDILYDDMWIGEDSYEKAERVMFEDACSTAIEKAGLTKEDIQFMFAGDLVNQLTPTSFAARTLAAPYFGLFGACSTSMEGLALGAYIVNSGGSKYILTGASSHNSATEKQFRYPTEYGAQKPPTAQWTATASGAAVVSDQGMGPKVTSATIGKVIDMGLSDPYNMGGAMAPAAVDTIEAHFKERNIDPSYYDLIITGDLGKIGQHVAYDLLQDHGLHITKEQFVDCGLQIYKSDQPVQAGASGAGCSAAVAYGHFINKMKQGDFSKMLVVATGALLSPLSYQQKESIPCIAHAVSIEM is encoded by the coding sequence ATGCTACAAGGGAAACGCACATGGTTATTTGAAAACAAACCTGCAATTATATCTACTGGTACAACAGGGGGCCCCTTTGAAGCAAAAGGAAATATCCCAGATGACTTTGATATTTTGTATGACGACATGTGGATCGGAGAAGATTCTTACGAAAAAGCGGAGCGAGTCATGTTCGAGGACGCATGCTCTACAGCGATTGAAAAGGCAGGGTTAACAAAGGAAGACATTCAATTTATGTTTGCTGGTGATTTAGTAAATCAGTTAACACCAACGAGCTTTGCTGCGCGGACATTGGCAGCGCCATATTTCGGTTTGTTTGGAGCTTGTTCTACATCAATGGAAGGACTTGCATTAGGAGCATACATCGTCAATTCTGGAGGCTCAAAATATATTTTAACGGGAGCATCTAGTCACAATTCTGCAACGGAAAAACAATTCCGCTATCCAACTGAATACGGTGCTCAGAAGCCTCCGACAGCACAATGGACAGCAACAGCTTCAGGTGCTGCTGTTGTTTCCGACCAAGGTATGGGACCAAAGGTTACGTCTGCAACGATAGGCAAGGTCATCGATATGGGGTTAAGCGATCCATATAACATGGGAGGGGCAATGGCACCTGCTGCCGTTGATACGATTGAAGCCCATTTTAAAGAGCGTAATATAGATCCTTCCTATTACGATTTAATCATTACAGGTGATCTTGGGAAAATTGGACAGCATGTTGCATATGATTTGTTGCAAGATCACGGACTTCATATCACGAAGGAGCAATTTGTAGATTGTGGTCTCCAGATTTATAAAAGCGATCAACCAGTTCAGGCCGGGGCGAGTGGTGCGGGCTGTTCAGCTGCAGTAGCTTACGGACATTTTATAAACAAAATGAAGCAAGGTGATTTCAGTAAAATGCTTGTCGTAGCAACGGGAGCACTTTTATCGCCTTTATCTTACCAACAAAAAGAATCAATTCCTTGTATTGCACACGCTGTATCTATAGAGATGTAA
- the treP gene encoding PTS system trehalose-specific EIIBC component — protein MSKYTESAKELLELVGGSENISVVTHCATRMRFVLVDTKAADEKRIEQLDIVKGTFTQAGQFQVIVGNEVATFYNEFVKIAGVGDSSKDEAKQAAKQNMNILQRLVGHLADIFTPLIPALVVGGLILGFRNVIGEIEMFNGGTQTLVQISQFWAGVNDFLWLIGEAIFHFLPVGITWAIARKMGTTQILGIVLGITLVSPQLLNAYGVASADQIPVWDFGFAQVEMIGYQAQVIPAILAGFVLSFLELRLRKIIPSVISMIFVPFFALVPAVLVAHVILGPIGWTIGSAISDVVYTGLTSAFGWLFAAIFGFAYAPLVITGLHHMTNAIDLQLMSEFGGTNLWPMIALSNIAQGSAVLAMIYLNRKDKKEQQVSVPASISCYLGVTEPAMFGINLKYGFPFLAAMIGSMCAAVISVGSNVMANSIGVGGIPGILSIQVQYMLIFAIAMAVAIAVPFILTVIFSKTKMGVNAYKRLGKL, from the coding sequence ATGAGTAAGTATACTGAATCAGCAAAAGAGTTGCTGGAGCTCGTTGGCGGAAGTGAGAACATATCAGTCGTAACACATTGTGCTACAAGAATGCGCTTTGTTTTAGTTGATACGAAAGCCGCAGATGAAAAAAGGATTGAGCAGCTAGACATAGTGAAAGGAACATTTACTCAAGCAGGACAATTCCAAGTTATCGTTGGAAACGAAGTAGCAACTTTTTATAATGAGTTTGTTAAAATTGCTGGAGTAGGAGATTCATCTAAAGATGAGGCAAAACAAGCAGCAAAGCAAAATATGAATATTCTACAACGTCTTGTAGGACACTTAGCAGACATTTTTACGCCATTAATTCCTGCATTAGTTGTCGGTGGTCTTATATTAGGTTTTAGAAATGTTATTGGTGAGATCGAAATGTTTAACGGTGGGACACAAACCCTCGTTCAAATTTCACAATTTTGGGCTGGAGTGAATGATTTTCTATGGTTGATCGGGGAAGCGATATTTCACTTCTTGCCTGTCGGTATAACATGGGCAATAGCTAGAAAAATGGGAACAACACAAATACTCGGTATTGTTCTAGGTATAACCCTTGTATCACCACAGCTTTTAAACGCTTACGGTGTGGCCAGTGCAGATCAAATACCAGTATGGGATTTTGGTTTTGCTCAAGTTGAGATGATTGGATATCAAGCACAAGTGATTCCAGCAATCTTAGCCGGATTTGTTCTTTCCTTTTTAGAGCTTCGTCTTAGAAAAATCATACCAAGTGTAATTTCAATGATATTTGTACCGTTCTTTGCCTTAGTACCAGCTGTCCTTGTAGCGCATGTCATTTTAGGACCGATTGGTTGGACTATAGGTTCTGCGATTTCTGACGTTGTTTACACTGGATTAACATCTGCTTTTGGTTGGCTATTTGCAGCAATTTTCGGATTTGCTTATGCACCACTCGTCATCACTGGATTGCATCATATGACAAATGCAATTGATTTACAATTAATGAGTGAGTTTGGTGGTACGAACTTATGGCCAATGATTGCTTTATCTAATATTGCACAAGGTTCTGCCGTACTTGCGATGATATACTTAAATCGAAAAGATAAAAAAGAGCAGCAAGTATCTGTACCAGCATCCATTTCATGTTACCTAGGAGTAACAGAACCAGCGATGTTCGGTATTAACTTGAAATATGGTTTCCCGTTCTTAGCTGCAATGATCGGTTCTATGTGTGCCGCAGTCATATCGGTTGGAAGTAACGTTATGGCAAACTCCATCGGTGTAGGAGGTATTCCTGGAATACTTTCGATCCAAGTACAATACATGCTCATTTTTGCAATAGCGATGGCGGTCGCAATTGCTGTTCCATTCATATTAACAGTTATCTTCTCGAAAACAAAAATGGGTGTCAACGCATACAAACGTCTAGGGAAACTTTAA
- a CDS encoding Fpg/Nei family DNA glycosylase, translating into MPELPEMENYRLLLNERIAGQKVTGVEVTREKTINVPVQSFLKEVNGTIIEHIDRRAKHLIFKLSNGKRLVLHLMLGGVLFLGNGENDPDRTRQVTLTIGKIELFFIGLRLGYLHLVTQEEMEEQFKDLGPEPLQITIDAFNELIKKRKGMLKTTLVNQKFISGIGNLYSDEICYEARLLPERKMNELSTQEVLDLFQSIQHVLRRGISQGGYMDPLFNGDAQTGNYHAFVYDREGEACSRCQTHIVREEISSRKCFYCPNCQK; encoded by the coding sequence ATGCCAGAGTTGCCAGAAATGGAAAACTATCGGCTGTTATTAAACGAGCGTATTGCTGGACAGAAAGTAACAGGAGTTGAGGTGACACGCGAAAAAACGATAAATGTACCGGTTCAATCATTCTTAAAAGAAGTGAACGGTACAATCATTGAACATATAGATCGAAGAGCAAAGCACCTTATTTTTAAATTAAGCAATGGAAAACGACTAGTTTTACATTTAATGCTAGGTGGCGTTCTCTTTCTCGGGAATGGAGAAAATGATCCAGACAGAACAAGACAAGTGACATTGACAATCGGAAAAATAGAATTGTTTTTTATCGGGTTACGTTTAGGGTATTTGCACCTAGTCACTCAAGAAGAAATGGAAGAACAATTCAAAGATCTTGGTCCCGAGCCATTACAGATTACTATAGATGCTTTTAATGAGCTGATAAAAAAGAGAAAAGGTATGCTAAAAACAACCTTAGTTAATCAAAAGTTTATATCAGGCATAGGAAACCTTTATTCTGATGAGATTTGCTATGAAGCAAGACTATTACCTGAAAGAAAGATGAATGAACTCTCCACTCAAGAAGTGTTAGACCTCTTTCAATCTATACAACATGTTTTACGAAGAGGAATATCGCAGGGTGGGTATATGGATCCTTTATTCAATGGTGATGCCCAAACAGGAAACTATCATGCATTTGTATATGATAGAGAAGGAGAAGCGTGTAGTAGGTGCCAAACGCATATTGTGAGAGAAGAAATTTCATCGAGAAAATGCTTTTATTGTCCAAACTGTCAAAAATAG
- a CDS encoding sigma-70 family RNA polymerase sigma factor has translation MNKEERDQFLEEVMVAHGSELVRLAFTYVKNIEAAKDLVQNTFIKCYERIDHFRYEAQIKTWLYRITINECKDYLKSWSYRTEKAVDFLQTTVKAIRPSVEEEWLVKSDRQQMKRIVLSLPTNYREVIYLYYYQSLKIEEIATVCSLNENTVKTRLRRAKQKLKEKLEEVHVHG, from the coding sequence GTGAACAAGGAAGAGAGAGATCAATTTCTAGAGGAAGTCATGGTTGCTCATGGCAGTGAGCTAGTGAGACTGGCTTTTACATATGTAAAAAATATAGAGGCAGCTAAAGATCTTGTTCAAAACACTTTTATCAAGTGCTACGAGAGGATCGATCATTTTCGGTACGAAGCTCAAATAAAAACGTGGCTTTATCGCATTACCATCAATGAATGCAAAGACTATTTAAAAAGCTGGAGCTATAGGACAGAGAAGGCAGTTGATTTTCTTCAAACAACAGTGAAAGCAATACGTCCATCTGTAGAGGAGGAGTGGTTAGTAAAATCTGATCGCCAGCAGATGAAGCGAATTGTCCTTTCTTTACCAACGAACTATCGAGAAGTGATTTATTTGTATTACTACCAATCACTAAAAATAGAGGAAATTGCCACTGTTTGTTCTTTAAATGAAAATACAGTTAAAACACGATTAAGAAGGGCTAAGCAAAAGCTAAAAGAGAAACTAGAGGAGGTACATGTACATGGATGA
- a CDS encoding LCP family protein, whose protein sequence is MDEKELKQLLIEEDKELQFTENDRQKVFQRIKNKDKNTTGFVNKKRIWPVFATCLALFIFGGLVLSSFLSQKESLPIASHEETKKNDAFSVLLLGQDSQSHRTEVHLFLTYHADKNTVKMITIPRDTYIMHQHSGKESAEKLGNVSAFNENIQRTKDQIEELIQVPIDYYVLFDINQLPKMLDNLGGFTIAFEESVTINGASGSIEVKEGENYFTGEELIRLFFELRKHPEISFELEEFISQYLKNNAENMSEIDLTEIIIETNVTSFQSVEADSIRHVEDLNISEDGTVEIVDGIYYYKLDENKIKEISEKFIKHLNE, encoded by the coding sequence ATGGATGAAAAGGAGTTGAAGCAATTGCTTATAGAAGAAGATAAAGAACTCCAATTCACAGAGAATGATCGACAGAAAGTTTTCCAGAGGATTAAAAATAAAGATAAAAATACTACCGGCTTCGTTAATAAAAAGCGTATATGGCCTGTATTTGCAACTTGCCTTGCGCTCTTCATTTTTGGTGGTTTAGTCTTATCCTCATTTTTATCGCAGAAAGAATCATTACCGATTGCATCTCATGAAGAAACGAAGAAGAATGATGCATTTTCAGTACTCCTTTTAGGGCAAGATAGTCAATCCCATCGAACGGAAGTACACCTTTTTCTTACTTATCATGCTGATAAAAATACGGTGAAAATGATCACGATTCCGAGAGATACGTATATCATGCATCAACATTCAGGTAAAGAAAGTGCAGAAAAGCTTGGGAACGTAAGTGCATTTAACGAAAATATTCAAAGAACGAAAGATCAAATAGAAGAGTTAATCCAAGTTCCAATTGATTACTATGTTTTATTTGATATAAATCAATTACCAAAAATGTTAGATAACTTAGGTGGATTTACGATAGCTTTTGAAGAGTCTGTTACTATAAACGGTGCTAGTGGTTCGATTGAAGTGAAGGAAGGGGAGAATTATTTTACGGGAGAAGAATTAATTCGTTTATTTTTTGAGTTGAGAAAACATCCAGAAATTTCATTTGAGCTAGAAGAATTTATTAGTCAGTACTTAAAAAATAACGCAGAAAACATGAGTGAAATCGATTTGACTGAAATAATTATTGAAACGAATGTTACTTCCTTTCAATCTGTTGAAGCTGATTCCATACGTCACGTGGAAGACTTAAACATAAGTGAGGATGGAACTGTTGAAATTGTCGATGGAATATATTATTACAAGTTAGATGAGAACAAAATTAAAGAAATATCCGAGAAATTTATAAAACATTTGAATGAGTAA
- a CDS encoding alpha/beta-type small acid-soluble spore protein produces the protein MAQSNNSNQLLVPGVQQALDQMKYEIAQEFGVELGADATARANGSVGGEITKRLVQMAEQQMGGTR, from the coding sequence ATGGCACAATCAAACAATTCTAATCAATTGCTAGTACCAGGAGTTCAACAAGCATTGGATCAAATGAAGTATGAAATTGCACAAGAATTTGGAGTAGAGCTAGGAGCAGATGCAACTGCTAGAGCTAACGGTTCTGTAGGAGGAGAAATCACTAAGCGCCTTGTTCAAATGGCTGAACAACAAATGGGCGGAACTCGATAA
- a CDS encoding PAS domain-containing sensor histidine kinase translates to MTTNSNLSRDSIFLSTFIHTPVAMMLVSLDGTVLKTNRSCQETFGYTEEQLEKLKLDEILHPEDIEQNTPLLERLITNDRPLKFNGRVIYGDGILKQMVFYTSLAKSELGEPLYYIYQILENTNESFQSELNESKERYKSLFKYNPDMIYSMDLDGYYTSVNPAFEQVLGYSKCELLNGKLNYQHLTPKEKLKETIRHFNAAVEGEIQHYEMPAVSKDGEVIMFDITNIPIVVDGKIVGVYGIAKDITARKKSEQELIITKKQLESFIENNVDPIFIYDLDDKLIKVNKAFEKTYGWKKEEVLGLSYKDMPVLPTNMYSNMQKDLKLFKMTFKSLETQRVKKDGSLIHVDISGFPIHDEEGHIAAWAFIHRDLTETKMAEEMMINSEKLSIAGQLAAGIAHEIRNPLTAIKGFLQLLRPDFVTKEKYMNIISTEIERIEMIISELLILSKPQEIHYSKTNIVSIIEEVKMLLETQAILKGVEINTEFYCENTYIYCEKNQLKQVCINFIKNAIEAMPNGGNLYINVTENREENGIFIHFKDEGKGIPKEKISKIGHPFYTTKSDGTGLGFMVSKRIVEHHEGYVEIDSELNVGTTITVFLPMEQLSFKEKE, encoded by the coding sequence ATGACTACAAATTCTAATTTAAGTCGTGATTCCATCTTTTTATCAACATTTATCCATACGCCAGTGGCAATGATGCTTGTTTCTTTAGATGGAACGGTATTAAAAACGAATCGTTCTTGTCAAGAAACATTCGGCTATACGGAGGAACAATTAGAGAAGTTAAAATTGGATGAAATACTACATCCAGAAGACATAGAACAGAATACTCCGTTATTGGAAAGGCTCATCACGAATGATCGCCCATTAAAATTCAATGGACGAGTGATTTACGGAGATGGCATTCTTAAACAAATGGTTTTCTATACTTCTTTAGCAAAAAGTGAATTAGGTGAACCGCTATACTATATATATCAAATACTGGAAAATACGAATGAATCATTTCAATCTGAACTAAATGAAAGTAAAGAAAGATACAAGTCTCTTTTTAAATATAATCCAGATATGATTTATTCGATGGACCTAGATGGTTATTATACTTCTGTGAACCCGGCCTTTGAGCAAGTATTAGGATATTCTAAGTGCGAGCTTTTAAATGGAAAATTAAACTATCAACATTTAACACCGAAGGAAAAACTAAAAGAAACAATTCGTCACTTCAACGCAGCTGTAGAAGGAGAAATTCAGCACTATGAAATGCCAGCAGTTTCAAAAGACGGCGAAGTCATTATGTTTGATATAACAAATATCCCTATTGTCGTTGATGGAAAAATTGTTGGTGTATATGGTATCGCAAAAGATATAACGGCTAGGAAAAAATCTGAGCAGGAACTAATTATTACAAAAAAACAGCTAGAGTCCTTCATCGAAAATAACGTCGATCCGATTTTTATATATGATTTAGATGATAAGCTAATAAAAGTAAATAAAGCATTTGAGAAAACATACGGCTGGAAAAAGGAAGAAGTATTAGGTCTGTCCTACAAAGACATGCCTGTCCTGCCTACAAACATGTATTCAAACATGCAAAAGGATCTCAAATTGTTTAAAATGACGTTTAAAAGCCTAGAAACACAAAGGGTAAAAAAAGATGGATCACTCATTCACGTCGATATTTCTGGTTTTCCAATTCATGATGAAGAAGGACATATTGCAGCATGGGCATTTATACATAGAGATTTAACAGAAACAAAAATGGCTGAGGAAATGATGATTAATTCGGAAAAGCTATCGATTGCTGGACAGCTAGCCGCAGGTATTGCACATGAAATTCGGAACCCTCTCACAGCAATTAAAGGCTTCCTTCAGCTGCTTCGACCTGACTTTGTTACGAAAGAAAAATATATGAACATTATCTCGACAGAAATTGAGAGAATTGAGATGATTATTAGTGAATTACTCATTTTATCAAAGCCACAAGAAATACATTATTCAAAAACAAACATTGTATCTATTATCGAGGAAGTAAAAATGCTTCTTGAAACACAAGCAATCTTAAAAGGTGTAGAAATAAATACTGAATTTTATTGTGAAAATACTTATATTTATTGTGAAAAAAATCAGTTGAAGCAAGTGTGTATCAATTTTATAAAAAATGCAATTGAAGCGATGCCAAATGGGGGGAACTTGTACATAAATGTAACTGAAAATCGTGAGGAAAATGGGATATTTATTCATTTTAAAGACGAAGGAAAAGGAATCCCAAAAGAAAAAATAAGTAAAATAGGCCATCCATTTTATACAACTAAATCTGATGGTACAGGTTTAGGTTTTATGGTAAGTAAACGAATAGTAGAGCACCATGAAGGGTATGTAGAAATCGACAGTGAGTTAAATGTCGGGACAACGATAACCGTTTTCCTACCAATGGAACAACTGTCATTTAAAGAAAAAGAATGA